The DNA segment CTCACGGCGCTTTTGCACAATGTCTATGCACACAAGATGCCGACTGACCACGTGCATGCGGTGCACGCGTGCGCAGATCTGCCTCGAATTCAGCTCCGATTTGTCGGTGCCACTGTACAACAAGGAAGCCGACTGCAAGATCGCCATCAACCGGGACAAAGGACAGTGGATTGGCTACGACAACAATGCCACCATTCTCAACAACGTCTGTGCGCGTATCCTAGCTCGCAATGTTTCTGATTTGCGAAGCGTCGCACTCAATCTACTGCTTGCCTGTAAAACATATCCGTGAAGCACGCCTTGAAAATCAGGGCGGCGCATGCATCAGCACATTCCGGAGCGGTGGCTTGCACTCACGTCACAGGTAGTGGCCGCCGTGCTTGAGAGCACGTGTACAGCGAAAACCTACACAATTCTTCCCTTATCGTCACCTGCATTCTGTAACCTATACCCCGTGCTCTTTACCCCTGTCTTGTTATTGTAGCATCTGAAGTTCCGCAACGCAGAATTACGGCCATAAAGCTTTCGCGGACGTATGCTGGAGCAGCTGTTCAGGAGTGGAATTACCCTCACGCACTATTGCGGTATGCTTAAGCTGGGTATAGACAAAGTTAGGTTGTCACGTCGTCTCTCACATGACCAATGCATTGCTGACACGTTGATGCCACATCACATAACTGAAAGCGCAAGTCACTGTGCTGCGTTCACGGCCTGAAGGTACGTTTCTGAGTTATACGAGCTTTAAAGTCCCAAACTCTATACTATCAGCCATCAAAAGAAGGAAGCTGAGGTGGAAACACAAATAAAACCAACATATTACCTCCTGGAGAGtaaatacaagcgaggttgattaaGATTTCAGCAAAAAGTTTTCGCACCTTCGAAATTAATAACAGGAGCCAGCATTGAGCTTCCCCTGGCTAGCAGCTtcttacagtgctgtttgtggctcagttgtcttgtttgcGTCTCATTTCTTGCTACGAGGGAcactgcagtggaaggctccATAAATTCAGgcaccctggggttctttaacgcggcccccagtcgcacagcagacggtttacagcgagagctgtcggTAAAAAGACCACCAAAAAATGGCGTCGTGCGCCGTCCACACCGTTAACCACTGCGGAAGAAAGAGAGGCACACCACCTCCGCGCTCGAGGCGGCTGGCGAGACGCGCTTTGAAAGTTTGCGGgagaggagaaacggcgcgtcAAGAACAAGCACTTCAGAAGATAGAAGCGAGAAAGAGAGCGCTGTCGCCACTGCACGGGAGTAAAGCAGACAGGAGACATCTACAATCATTACAGTGACCGCAGTGGTGTGCTGTTCGTAGCGGAAGAACCGGTGTTAATGTGGAATGAGGTAAACGCACGGTACGATCGACAGCGCATTCAAAGCAGCTGTGGGGGTGTAAAAACACTTCATGACAAATGAAGGTCATGCACACGTTAAGTTGTACTAGTTACACACACCATTTAAAGAATTGCCGTTTACGCTGAGCTGCGAAAAATTAGACACCTAATCGTTATAAGCTGTGACAATGCGGGAACATAAGAACCTCACTGTGAGGTGCCATGCATGACTTTgcacctgccagccgtggcatATGACAAGGTTCTTCCAACAGCGGTCATCTTGCTGACTTTCTCACCTCTCCCCAGGAAGAGGAGAGGGTGATGCTCATTTCTGCACTGCCGTCTGCCAACAGTGGCATGCCGCAGCTGTCTCTTCTATGTTCTTGGCAGGTGGCTCTAGCATATGCTAAGCTGCCAGTTTTTACCTTGCTGGTCGCAAGGTGTGACACCATTGGCGAGTGCGGGGACATGGGACTCTTATGctatccataaaaacgctaaacgCAGCGGTAGCTAAACTTTGCACATGGCCAGTAAAACCACGTGGAAGCACCACATGCGCGAAACGGGCTAACAGCTGCCACAGAGTTTAGCGTTTCTCACCTTCATTTAAATGCGGTCGACACAGCTGGATTCAAAATcgcaaccttgggctcagcagccgaggccAAAGTGAGTGAGCCGTCGGACGGGTACGCCTTCCGGGTTTGTGTTTACGCCTGCAAGGCAGTTAATGGTCGACAAATACCGCGCAGGTGCTGTTCGCCAAGCGAATGCGTATGGGCAGTATCGCCGTGGTGACCGTTGACATGGACGACTACAACGGCAACTGCGGCCAGCGCAATGTGCTGCTGGGACAGCTGCACAACGCGCTCAACGAACTGGACCGGCCCATCAAGAGGCTATCGGCGAACCTCAGCCCGTCTGAGTCAGCGTCGTCGTCAACgaccgcacccgccgcggtggcccagtggttagggcgctcgactactgatccggagttcccgggttcgaacccgaccgcggcggctgcgtttttatggaggaaaaacgctaaggcgcccgtgtgctgtgcgatgtcagtgcacgttaaagatccccaggtggtcgaaattattccggagccctccactacggcacctaattcttcctttcttctttcactccctctcttatccctccccttacggcgcggttcaggtgtccaacgatatatgagacagatactgcgccatttcctttccccaaaaaaccaattattattattattatcaacgacCGCCGCGTCCCAGAGGACTGCTGCTACGCCGAGCACCCAGATGATTCCGGTTAGGCCCACAGGGCACATGACAATCGCTGGGTTCAGCGACCGCGAGAAGCGTTCACACTGCACAGGGATTCATTCAACTGCATAAGGCCTCGCTTACATCGTGGGCCAAGATTGAATAAATACCATGTGGATGTAAAATATAAGTTTTACATTGAAGGCAAGATGCATGTCGGTCTTTGTAGTATGCTGGCGTGTTTGAATGTATCCAGAGACGATTCATACAGCAAAAGCTGTCTGAGCAGATGAACAAAGAGATTTTACACCCGTGCACATTGTAATAACGAGTACTTTTCTTCACTGACGGCAGACGAGAAGGGTCTGCTAGCAGATGGGGGAAGGCTACTGGCCACTGCCTTTTTATGCGCCCAAAATAGACAGTCGGTTGTGAGGCAGATGTATTGGTGTACTCCAGACTGTTTTGACCATATGGGGTTTTGCAGTGTGCACGGAAATATAAGAATACAggtgcttttaacgcgatagctttagggaGTTCATGTGGCATTCGACGTAGGCATCGGCCACagtaagcgaaaaatccccagagaagcaacttagaaGGTGGGTGGGTCAGCTAAGTCATGTCGCCTTGTGGCggcatcacaacatgcccacagGACTGtgcacaaactgcccaccgtggcaattatattaattattggtcgagagaggcTGCTGAGAAGAGAAACCTGGATCGCACAtgtcccaccagtggcagcatcggCCTTCACAGGTTAGTGGCGCATTGCGTAACCGCTGCagtactgcgccaggagtggtatgagtactcccagggttctatgaatgctaagtacaGGATGCCCAGTTTTGTATATATGGGGCATTGATCCATTAGCTTGCGCATTATACCTTTATGGTGAGGCTTGAGTGCCCCCCGGTTTTTGAATATATTTTTGCCTCATTTGAAATATGGTTATTGCAGCTGGGATATAACTCTCAAACATTGCCGCAGTGGTCAGATACTACAGCAACCAAAACCTATGATCATACATGAGAACCTTCAACAGTATTTATTATACTTGCAACAGAAGTTGCCATCGATACTCTGATGGCAGTATCATGTGCAGGTTGGTTTGCATCCGCCATGTTACAGCATGTTGCATCGCTTAGCATTTATGTGCACCACGCAGGAATGAACAGGAGCGCTATATGCACTGTTAACATGCGCAATGCCCAAAGTAGACAATGGACCAAGCACCATGTTCATGTTCCGAAATGAGATACCGTAAACAAGTCATTTTTCTCAAGGTTAATATTTCACACATTCAGGCAAACTCACGATACCGGAATATTTCGAGAGTGCTAAATTTTGGAAAGGATAAGTGAGAAGCTCCTTAGTGCTCCTTTTTACCACATTATTCACGgcagcaattttttgcaatgtgctgtttatgTGATTCTGGACAAAACGAGAAAATTAGGCATTCACAGAAATTAAAGGTGCCCAATAtaagaatctgaactcgtctttttatcacgggaactctatctacacatccCGGGCATTATTAGAAACTTAGATCGGATTAAGCGTCCCGgctcccccctttttttgaactgaacgcgcTAGGTAGGCGGAGTTAACCAACGCGTCGAGTGCCTTTGAGTGAGTACAGTGGCAGctcactttcgcttttatttagtttttatgtttttgtgaataaacagtttaagtcacagacaatatacccgaaaattaggcccgcggaaataaagatacacgtggactctgatttacgtatcactccaccaATGCCAGAGAGACAAGCCGCCGCGGACTGGACGCGTTAGTTGACTCCTCCTCCCTACCGCGCTGAGTTCAAAAAAGGCGCGAGCCGGTACGTTACTTCTGATTTAATTAGGGTAATTGGAAGCACAGGACAATAAatagaagtttctaagaatgcccagaacgtgtagatagagttcccgtggtaaaaagctgagttcagattcctcttcagtgcaactttAAATCGTTTTACAACATAACAGAGGCGAATGGGGCAACTTGTCCCTAACGGTGCTAAGTAATCTCTGATCTTTATGATGATACTCATGGATAAAGCTTGACTGTGCCCACCCACTCTCTCAGCACAGACAAGAGCCAGaacttttgcaaaatatttttattcccaatgcaTGGCGAATGGCTGAACAGGCTTAAGCAATGACAGGGGACAAACCATCCTCCACACCACCGTTATCTTTGGTCAGCGCAGATTCATAAAGG comes from the Amblyomma americanum isolate KBUSLIRL-KWMA chromosome 1, ASM5285725v1, whole genome shotgun sequence genome and includes:
- the LOC144132905 gene encoding chitinase-3-like protein 1, translating into MHDAQVEASEAFLGELRSRKRVALELSLFGYAYRLRNTGSYELRASVRGPAPPRPFIDERGLLVYFEICLEFSSDLSVPLYNKEADCKIAINRDKGQWIGYDNNATILNNVLFAKRMRMGSIAVVTVDMDDYNGNCGQRNVLLGQLHNALNELDRPIKRLSANLSPSESASSSTTAPAAVAQWNEQERYMHC